The DNA region GAGGCACAGAGGACAAACACAGGTTTGGACCCTCTTGTGAGTGGCTGTTCCTGTTTGGGGCTGTGCTTTATCCATCCCCAGGGACGTCACTGCCTAATTACCAGAGGGGCTGTACCCTGGCTTCCTCAGAAAATGGTCCCTGATGTTCTGGTGTGGCTGCTCATGAACTCTGCCCACGGTCACCTCCTGAGTCCTGGGACAACCTGAAACCAGGGGCTCCCTTTTTGCTTCTGCAGAAACTCATGGACAGCACACAGAGCCAGGTAAGCAGAGACATCCCTGAATTCCCACCTTGATCCTGTAGACCTTCTCGATGGCTTGAGGGTGCTTGCAGGAGGCTGCCAGGGCATAGACGGTGTCTGTGGGGACCCCACACACGGCCCCTGTGTTCAGCAGCTCCGCGATGGTCCTCAGGCCACTCGTGAGGTGGGACTTGGGGCAGACACAGGGCAGGGGAtcctccctgtccctcctggagctctggacCTGCCAGGAATCAGGAGGCAGTGAATAAGCAAATATGTGGGACAGAGGGTGGGATTGCATCCACCTGAATGCAGGAATCCACCATGCCGTGATCCCTTGGCTGTCCAAGGTCACAGGCAGCACCTCTAGGAATGCTCCTCCCACAGCAGGGGAGAGAATTCCAATTATTAAAGTCAAAgagagcagctcagggagcaTATTTCAACTGCCAATGCCTTAAGTTAGAGGAGATGAATCCCACCCAGAACAGCTTCCCAGGGGAATGGCTGCTCTCCAAAGTGACCTAAGGAAACAGTTCAGGAATCCAAAATCCAGACCAAGATGGAGTTTCAAGTGCCTGATTCCCATGAAACACTGATTTAATGGAAATGTTtctctgcagcaggaattgGAACTGGCAGATCCATCACCCTGGATAGGGGGAATTGCCCTAGTCAGACACACCAAATGGCAGAAGGAGTTTGAAGTTAAGAAAAGATGGGGAATTCTTGCTGTCCAGTCTGGGAAACTTTTTAAGCTCCCTGCTCCCAAGGCTGCGGCTTTAAAACTCTGAGAAATTCTTAGACTGGGGATGGCTGATTCCCCAGGAGCAAGATATGACTCTTGTGAACATCCTTGCCCTTTCTCCAATGTTATTCATAATGGAAGAGAGCTCAtttccagctcacagctccCTACAAAGGAACCAGGATTTGAATGGCACTGAAGGACTCAGCAGAAGGGAAATTCCACAGGAATCTGCACTGAAGGCCCCAGAACATCCCCTCTGAGCAAGGAAGCTATACCACCATGCCAAGATCTCTTACTGTGAGCAGAGGAGGTCCCATCGCCAGGAGGTCCTTCCCGAACATGCAGTTGGTGAGAGAGGCTGTGGCTCCATAGAAGCAGATGACACTGAGGATGCTCAACAccacaactggaaaaaaatcccagagtCAGGGGCAGGAAGGGTGATTGAATCCCTGTCCCTGGAAGGATTTAATAGTGTGAATgcagcacttggggacaggctTTGTCAGTTCTGTGGGGATGGTTGGACTCAGTCACTTGGATTTCATGGTGCTGTGATTCTATTCTGTGGTGACAAAGTCCTGGTGGAAAAGCTCCCGCTAATCCCCTTGCTAAAGCACTCCATGGAATCAAAACTTAAATTGTCACTTGCTGCAAAGCCAAGGCTTCAGCAGAACTACAGCCATGGACAGCTGTGGCACATTCAGCCCATCCCACACCTCAGGGAACATCTGCTGGGAGGTAGAGCTGGACAGAACCTCTAGAGGTGCTCTGATCCAGCAGTACTGGGTTTATTTGGAACCTCAAGGCCCTAGGGGTGGtaggagaaaatatttccttctccaGTCATGCTTGCACACACCCCAGACTTCCAGGGAAAGAGGAACACTCTACGTGATTTTCCCACActgctccccagcccaggaCCCACTCCCGGCACTCTGTGGGTGAGGGTTTAATGTCCAGGTTCCCCTAAAACTCACTTTCAAATGGCAAAGGGAGGTTCTCCAGTGtaaagagcagaaaacaaatGGTCAAGAGCTCCATGGCCAGGGtcaggcagagcagcaccacgTTAAAAGAGGAAGCTGTGGAAAGAAACACAAACAAGAGGGACCCACATTAAGCACGGCCCATAAAACGTCCATGAACCAGCAGAAGAGTTCCTAAATCAACTGAGGCTTGTTTGATTAAAccgagcagccccagctctgatTTCCCTGTCGGTGGAGGAACAAAGAGGCACAGCCAGGGTCTGTTCAGCCCTCAGGTTCCACAGACACACTGCCAAACCCTTGATCTGCCAGGACACTGTGCTCACACGGAAAACACTTCCCTGGCAGCCAAGCAGGTTCTGATTTACACCAGCTGGGCTGGAGTGTGGCTGTGGATTGGTGCCAGTGGCCCAGTGCATCGAACACTTTCACCCGATTtgatccttttattttttttgaaatGTTCTTCCATTCCCTCGGGGCTGTTTCTCCTAAGCCCAGCTCAGCTTCTGTTACTGGCTGTGGGCAAAACATCTCCGTTCTTGCTTAATCAGAGCaacaggcagagctgagcctccCTCACTGGTGCATCTCCACCATGGAGCAATCACAGGAGAATTCATGATCTGACCCCAGACGCCCCTCAATAAACATCCCACGTGGTTCTGAGACTTACCCAAAATGATTAAAAAAGCATTGAGCACCAAAAAGGCAACAGAGCCAGCAGTGAATCCCTCGGTGTTCCCCGCCCCGATGTCCAGCAAGTGACCTGAAACAGGAGCAGCACATCTGGTTACGAGCAAACCACAAAGAGCAGCGTGACAGGAGAGTGGCAGGAGAGTGGCAGAGCCTCGGCTGGGATtaccacagctccagctgttggATGTGGCCTCCCAAAAACCCTCCCTCACCGTCACCCACTGCATCTGCCACGCAAAGTATTTGAGGTATTAACTGTGGGGCTGGTGACGGTTATCCAAAAAAAGCTCTGGATTTTACCTCCAGCTTGGAATACTCAGGGCCTGGCTGGAcacttcagcagctcctgccacatGTCCCAAGCCACAGCTTTAATCATACCCACAGGTGCTCATTTTAAGAGCGCCTGGCACGGAGGCTGTGTGAACACTCTGCCCACCTGGAGcaaaatgcagcttttaaaaGCCAGGCTCAGCTTCTGGGAGCTTCTTTCACAGCTGTGACCAGCTGGGATAGATTTCTCCAGGCTCCCGAAGGAGAAATCCGGAATCTGGAGTCTCCCACTGCCTAAAAGCATCTCCTGAGTTGTTATTCTGAGATAacagcccagagccagccctgtcTCACAATGTTTGTGCAGGGAAATCTTGGCTTTTATCAGAGTTGAAGACACAACTTGGACTCCGGGAACTGAGAGCACCAAGTGCAATCCAGTGCAAACTGGGGTGATTGGTGAATTATCTTCTTCCAAGGAGGAATATCAGTAAACCTGATGTCACTGACTCTCCTGAAAGAAGGAATTCCAGCAGAGAAAGCAATCTGAAATTCCCTAGGAACGCCCTTTAAACCAGGAACCATCCTGTGCTTTACCTGCCAGGCGCAGCCAggcccaggctgcccagaagGCAGCGTAGCAGAAGGGGAGCACGGAGCCGAACCTCTTCCCGCCCTGCACCTGGATCCGGCACACGAacagctgccccagggctccTGGGATGAGCACGGAggggatggagagctgctgcctgcccggGTCACCCATGCTGCCCTGcacggcggcggccgcggccagGCCATTGCAGATGTAGAACAAGGAGTCCGGCACGGCAGCGCCGGTGCTGCTGGGGATGTCCTTGGACCTGGAGAGCCACGTGTGCAGAGCTCCCAGCATGGCCtggagagctgagctgggcacgGCCTGCGCACCCACGGGAATCAGAGCCTTCTCCCCGATGGAGTTGATGAGGCTGGCGAAGGTGGCGTACAGGGAGAGCGCGgtgcacaggctgcaggtgcCCCCCAGGAAGGGCCGGGCGCCGGGCAGAGGGATCTGGTGGATGAAGGCCAAGGTGAGGAGAATGAAGGAGGCGTTCTGCAGCATCTCCAGGGTGTCTTTGTGGATCGACATCAGAAACAGCAGGCAGGCAGTGGCCAGGAAGAACCACGATCCAAACATTCCCAGCCGGCTGTCCTGAGCCGCGGGCAGCCCAAGGAAGGTGGTGAGCACTAACTCCTCCCAGGACATCACCAGCCAGAGGAGGCTGTGGACACCAAACTTGGTGGTGTGGTAGCCGTCCCCTCTGAGGTAGCTGTAgaagctggagagcagctggcagctgGAGATGATGGAAATCCACGCTGCTCCCACACAGAATGTCTTCATGTACCCAAAGAAGTAAAAGGCAAATATAAAGGGTGACACGGTGTCACAGATGTTCCCCAGGGCCATCGGCTCCGCGTACTTGGtgttcttcttcttttcttccccgAGGGCTTTGGAGGAGCTTTTCTGTGCCGATCCCAGCAGCAGGACGTTGAAGAGGGGGTGCCCAAAGCCGGGCAGGACGTACCTCTGGGTGATGCCCTTCAGGAGCAGAGACACAGCTCCGTACAGCCCGCACACGACAATGCCCAGCTCCAGGACCCCAGACACCACCAGGGCCCAGTCCCCGAAGAGCGCGACCGCCTCGAAGCCCAGGGCCAGCGCAATGGCCCCGAAGATGAAGGGCATGATGTAGTTGACGGTGGCCGAGCAGAAGGAGAGGATGAAGGAGATGGCAATGTAGGCCACCAGCCCAGCCACGGCGCTCTGGCTGGAcgagagcagggctgtgccggCGGCTGGGAGCTGGCTGGTGTTCCCAGGGGGAAGCGTTGTGTTCTCCAGGGAGGGATACGCGGCAGACAGGACCTTTGTGGCCCCATAGCTGCtccacagagcagagaaggtGAGGAAGGCTGCACCTCCAAGGTGGTCATACTTGCGGAAGGCAAGAAATCcggccaggagctggacaaaGCCTCCAATCAGGATGAGGTGGACACCTGAGGGATGCAGGAAGGGGTCAGGTGTGAAGCCAAGTACAAaaatgctggagctgcaggaagctctAGGGCACACCCCACAGCAGGTCCCCTGGCCTTCCTGCGAGCAGCCCTGTGGCCTCTGCCTGCCCCTCTTCCCACCTTTATGGGAAACTTCTCTGTGTGCCCCCTAAGCCCCTTGGGTCAGTGTAATGAGCAGGCCCCAAGGACACTTTGGCTCTAGCAGGGAATGGTACATGGAATATTTGGCCCAgtggctggggaaggaggagcagccatccccaggatcACACCGACCTGCACAATGGACACAGCCCACACTTCCCCACCATCCCACCAGTGGTACCCACTGGCCCGTGGGGATGACCTCAAAGAGCTCAGGGGACGTTCAGCCCCACCCACgccaccctgagcagcagcacccacctgccaggacctgctctgCTGCCCGAGGCCCGAGGCCAGTGGTGGCCACGGCGAAGTTCTGCAGGCACAGGAGGAAGGCGCTGACCACGTTGccgagcagccccagcacccccggCTCGCTGTAGAAGACGGCGGCGAAACCCTCGGCGCTCGCCATGGCCCTTCCAGACAAAACAGCAGAGTCGGCCCTCGCCCCCACAGCCTCCCGGCCGTGCCCTCTGCAGCGGGCTCGGGCGCCCGGCCAGCCTGCAGAGCCGTgcccctgccctgagcagggacaggctggTGACAGGCTCAGGTGTTTCCATGTTCTTCCCCGCTCCGCGCTGCAGACAAAGGCTCGATTCAAAGCACCACTTGAGGTGCCTACTTTCCGCAGCCCTATccagaaaaaacacacacaaccTATTAAGGCGACCAGGATTCCTGGCAAAAACATGTTTAGGTGCCCCAAAGCGCTGCAGGTGGTGGTGATGGTTGCTGtcccctcttctccaggctgctggAGATGGAGACGCATGAATAGCCCAACATAAACCAACAAACATCCAGACGAAAGCCACAAGGTATTTTTGAGCCGTTCCAGGACGTTTCTTATCCACTGTTGCAGACAAACAGGGCAGGCACGGTGCGCACACACACTGTCTCCCTTCCAGATGGAAttttccagctccatcccttTCTTGAAACCCCAGTGACTAAACAGGCTATTTTCAAACCCTTCATATTTCTCCCATGAACTCGTCTGTTTGCAGGCAGCCCCCACGTTTCCACTCCTCAGCACTCCTAGGTACCAGGAGCTGAAGTTTTCTCTCTGGAGGGTTTTGTTGGGaaacaaagatgaaaataaaacagcaatgTTCTTGTTATTTAGGTATTTTTAGAATATTTGGTGAGCTAAAAAAGCTGGAAAGGGAGAAGGTGATGTATTCTGTTCTCTGCCATTCCAAAGAACCCTTTGGAAAGGGAGGAAAGCTCCACTATTGTTAGGGGGAgtgaggaggagggaaggagcaccacccaaagaaaaataatgtggGAATAATAATGAACCTAAATCCCAGGATCACACAAATCCACAGGCCAAATTTACATTTTGCAAACATCAGTACCCTCTGGACTCTCTTGTTCTGCTAGTGTTTTCCTCTCTCCATTTATTCTAAAGGATGTCACTTCCCCAAAGGGAGAAGGATGAAGGATAAATTGACTCTGACAGCTCCAAACTGCTCATCAAACCAGGAAAGCTAAAAACCTCCAAGCAAAGCTTGGGGAACAATGAATTATTCAATTACTTAGTTGTGCTAAAGGCTGGGATTTTAGGTTCAGTGAGGGAGATGCACcagatcccagctcccagggaggaattctcccttttcccagcaaGGCACTGCCTTTAAGGAGGTCCCAAGGAATTCTGTGTCCTTGGGCGGAGCTGAGTGGATTTCGTGATTTCATCTCTTTTACTGTTTTAAATGACACTTCTACATAAAGAAGGACTTTGGTTTAAATGGTTATACTTGGAAATGAGCCACAAAGTTAAGCTCCTCCAGATGTTTTGCCCTGAAACAGCCCAGGCAGTGGCTCAAAGGCACACTCAGAGCCCCTGCTTGGAGTGGGTCCCAGGAAGAGGCTgagatgggatttgggaggaaGATGGGCTGGCCAGGTGACTATTTGGCTCCCAGCAGTGGTTTTTAATTTGCCAaaactaattttgttttttttttttctgaaaacaggcCTGCAACAaagagctggggatggggagggaaggagagacaCAACTCACAGGGATGATTTCCTCTTCTTCCAGTGAAGGCATGGGAGAAGGGAGGAAGACAAACACCAGAACTGCTGTCAGGCTAAGGGGAAGGACGTGAGAGGATCCAACCCAAGATGTggcaaaggaggaggaaaaggttTGGGGTTGGAACCAGCTGCAGTTAAACCCAC from Taeniopygia guttata chromosome 4A, bTaeGut7.mat, whole genome shotgun sequence includes:
- the LOC140684174 gene encoding uncharacterized protein, with the protein product MASAEGFAAVFYSEPGVLGLLGNVVSAFLLCLQNFAVATTGLGPRAAEQVLAGVHLILIGGFVQLLAGFLAFRKYDHLGGAAFLTFSALWSSYGATKVLSAAYPSLENTTLPPGNTSQLPAAGTALLSSSQSAVAGLVAYIAISFILSFCSATVNYIMPFIFGAIALALGFEAVALFGDWALVVSGVLELGIVVCGLYGAVSLLLKGITQRYVLPGFGHPLFNVLLLGSAQKSSSKALGEEKKKNTKYAEPMALGNICDTVSPFIFAFYFFGYMKTFCVGAAWISIISSCQLLSSFYSYLRGDGYHTTKFGVHSLLWLVMSWEELVLTTFLGLPAAQDSRLGMFGSWFFLATACLLFLMSIHKDTLEMLQNASFILLTLAFIHQIPLPGARPFLGGTCSLCTALSLYATFASLINSIGEKALIPVGAQAVPSSALQAMLGALHTWLSRSKDIPSSTGAAVPDSLFYICNGLAAAAAVQGSMGDPGRQQLSIPSVLIPGALGQLFVCRIQVQGGKRFGSVLPFCYAAFWAAWAWLRLAGHLLDIGAGNTEGFTAGSVAFLVLNAFLIILASSFNVVLLCLTLAMELLTICFLLFTLENLPLPFEIVVLSILSVICFYGATASLTNCMFGKDLLAMGPPLLTVQSSRRDREDPLPCVCPKSHLTSGLRTIAELLNTGAVCGVPTDTVYALAASCKHPQAIEKVYRIKDRPQEKPICIFISNLEQLRAAAPPISPLLWEFMENVYPGGIGCIIQKGEWLKKLGVGAGYSRVGTQDSIMIRVPDLTVLVHLIDMTGPLAITSANPSGEVDSTHHDMVISRLGHKLEGVLCDGESDEVVASTVVNCTKIDESGITIVREGCIPAGKVMQIFERVKNRVV